One genomic segment of Carassius carassius chromosome 21, fCarCar2.1, whole genome shotgun sequence includes these proteins:
- the lipg gene encoding endothelial lipase: MVEISIRIALCLCFILCHSFSALAAAPDENTLLKDDAEDSFSMDPSLLHDRIKYNMRKSLDLDDDGCYLEPGKKDSIEECGFDASVKTILIIHGWTMSGMFESWMQKLVSAVQRRESEANVVVVDWLGLAHQLYPDAVNHTHRVGQSIAALLDWLQEEVQLQLEDVHMIGYSLGAHVAGYAGTFVRGIGRITGLDPAGPMFEGAESHKRLSPDDADFVDVLHTYTRGALGVSIGIQEPIGHIDIYPNGGDVQPGCSLGDVLSTAAAGNFVEVMKCEHERAVHLFVDSLMNKDHVSYAFQCTGPDRFKKGICLSCRKNRCNSIGYNAKKIRMRRNSKMYLKTRADTPFGGFHYQMKMHVFDRKSADDADPTFYIKLHGSHNDTDNLSVEIADGVGLNLTNTFLVFTEEDIGDLLKISLRWEGPSDSWSSVLKHLKSSFWSWSSSQNKKVLEVRRIRVKAGETQKKFTFCAEKTAISPGQEITFLKCRDGWEVKPRKRLHY; this comes from the exons ATGGTAGAAATATCAATAAGAATTGCACTTTGCTTATGTTTTATCCTGTGCCATTCATTCAGTGCCTTAGCCGCTGCACCCGACGAGAACACGCTACTGAAAG ATGATGCCGAGGACAGCTTCTCAATGGATCCAAGCCTACTTCATGACCGAATCAAGTACAACATGCGAAAGTCTTTGGATCTTGATGACGACGGCTGTTACCTCGAACCTGGGAAAAAGGATAGCATTGAGGAGTGTGGCTTCGATGCCTCAGTCAAGACTATTCTGATTATCCACGGATGGACG ATGAGTGGGATGTTTGAGAGCTGGATGCAAAAGCTGGTGTCTGCTGTTCAGAGACGAGAGTCGGAGGCAAATGTGGTGGTGGTCGACTGGCTGGGCCTGGCCCACCAGCTCTACCCCGATGCCGTTAACCATACCCACCGGGTTGGGCAGAGCATTGCAGCCCTTTTGGACTGGCTCCAG GAAGAAGTGCAGCTACAACTTGAGGATGTGCATATGATTGGATACAGTCTTGGTGCTCATGTTGCTGGATATGCTGGAACTTTTGTAAGAGGAATTGGACGTATAACAG GTTTAGACCCAGCTGGCCCCATGTTCGAGGGGGCAGAGTCCCACAAGAGGCTTTCTCCAGATGATGCGGACTTTGTCGACgtcctgcacacatacacacgggGAGCTTTGGGCGTCAGTATTGGGATCCAGGAACCTATTGGGCACATTGATATTTATCCCAATGGTGGGGATGTACAGCCAGGTTGTTCCTTAGGAGATGTGCTGTCCACTGCTGCTGCAGGAA ACTTTGTGGAAGTCATGAAGTGTGAACATGAGCGGGCAGTGCATCTCTTCGTGGACTCCCTCATGAACAAGGACCACGTGAGCTACGCTTTTCAATGTACCGGCCCTGATCGCTTCAAGAAGGGGATTTGCTTGAGCTGCAGGAAGAACCGCTGCAACAGCATCGGCTACAACGCCAAGAAAATTCGCATGAGGAGAAACAGCAAAATGTACCTGAAGACTCGCGCAGACACACCTTTTGGAG GTTTCCACTATCAGATGAAGATGCATGTTTTTGACAGGAAGAGCGCAGATGATGCAGATCCTACATTCTACATCAAACTACACGGATCCCATAATGATACTGATAACCTCAGTGTAGAGAT TGCTGATGGAGTTGGTCTAAACCTCACAAACACATTTCTCGTCTTCACGGAAGAGGACATTGGGGATCTGCTGAAGATTTCTCTTCGCTGGGAAGGCCCTTCTGATTCCTGGTCATCTGTGTTGAAACACCTCAAGTCATCATTCTGGTCATGGTCCAGTTCACAGAACAAAAAAGTTCTAGAGGTTCGGAGGATCAGAGTCAAGGCAGGAGAAACGCAGAAGAA GTTTACCTTCTGTGCTGAAAAGACGGCGATATCTCCTGGGCAAgaaattacatttcttaaatgCCGTGATGGCTGGGAAGTCAAACCTAGAAAACG attGCATTACTGA
- the mthfd2l gene encoding probable bifunctional methylenetetrahydrofolate dehydrogenase/cyclohydrolase 2, producing MSPHLSAILGDDHASHTYVRNKPRAASLIGMSISTIFRPSSVSQEEMVELIDKFNRDRNISGLLVQLPHPGIETVGKNVFVVGSSKNVGMPIAMLLHSDRNHERPGAVKVKAGFITPEPGGVGPMTITMVMKKHSHCCQKCSNILNKDTKPAIMGGQDTSTSSWILQLALFVLILIIYASPCKLPLQHPSLPVGKL from the exons ATGAGTCCTCATCTGAGTGCCATCCTGGGCGATGATCATGCCAGCCACACTTACGTGAGAAACAAACCCCGAGCAGCTTCACTCATTG GCATGTCAATCAGCACAATCTTCAGGCCATCATCAGTATCTCAGGAAGAGATGGTGGAACTGATAGACAAATTCAACAGAGACAGAAACATCAGTGGGCTGCTGGTCCAACTCCCTCATCCAG GCATTGAAACAGTTGGAAAAAATGTGTTTGTCGTTGGGAGCTCCAAGAATGTAGGAATGCCTATCGCAATGCTGCTACATTCGGATAGAAACCATGAACGGCCGGGAG CTGTGAAGGTGAAGGCTGGATTCATCACTCCTGAGCCTGGAGGAGTCGGCCCAATGACCATCACCATGGTAATGAAAAAACACAGTCACTGCTGCCAAAAATGCTCCAACATACTGAACAAAGACACAAAACCTGCCATTATGGGTGGACAAGATACAAGCACTTCATCCTGGATACTTCAATTGGCACTATTTGTCTTGATCTTGATTATATACGCAAGCCCCTGCAAGCTTCCTCTACAACATCCTTCCCTGCCTGTCGGCAAGCTCTAA
- the epgn gene encoding epigen, with amino-acid sequence MTQEVDKRCLHYQVIGLMVVLAVFSGLGDTKEKSEDAILYNTTHSNGTAEEPQVLAVQKSCGPKHAGFCFNGACSYSSDLDTPICRCDKMYNGVRCENYILNSHQLSSPEGVIGIICGVVLLLGIVVGLMYCCLKKRCQKSSPPYKNNGFENSV; translated from the exons ATGACTCAAGAAGTGGATAAAAGGTGTTTGCACTATCAGG TTATTGGATTGATGGTAGTGTTAGCCGTCTTCTCTGGACTTGGAGACACTAAAGAGAAGTCAGAGGATGCGATCCTATACAACACAACACACAGTAACG GAACTGCAGAGGAACCACAAGTTTTGGCTGTTCAAAAGTCCTGCGGTCCAAAACATGCGGGATTCTGTTTCAATGGTGCATGTTCCTACTCCTCCGACCTGGACACCCCCATCTGCCG GTGTGACAAAATGTACAACGGTGTGCGCTGTGAGAATTATATTTTGAACTCCCATCAATTGTCTAGTCCTGAAGGAGTCATTGGAATTATTTGTGGTGTAGTTTTATTACTGGGAATCGTTGTCGGACTGATGTACTGCTGTTTAAAGAAAAG GTGTCAGAAGTCGTCACCACCCTACAAGAACAATGGCTTTGAAAACTCTGTTTAA